TTGCTTCAGCTCCAGCTTCTTCCCAGCTATAAATGACATCTTTAATCATGTATGACATTGACCATGAAATACCCCTAAGACTAATAAAGATTTTCCATAGTTGGTCTGTAATCTTGCAATGTAGAAACAAATGGTTGACAGTTTCTGCATTTTCCCCACACAGAAAACATCTTGAACACAGAGAAATTCCCCTTTTTATGAGATTATCCTGGGTTAAAACCGCCTCCTTTGCTAGTAGCCAAGTGAAGCAAGCTACCTTGTATGGAATCTTTGTTTTCCATATATGTTTCCAAGGCCATGTGTCTACCTGTTGATTATTATGATTCAAAATCTTATATGCATCCTTCACTCGGTAAACCCCTCTGTTGTGCCTCTTCCACCATATTGAATCCAACCCTTCCTGTAATCCTGTAAATGCTTCCAGCTCTTTGTAGAGGTCAGTTAATCTTGTTATCTCCCAGTCATTCAGCTGTCTTCTTAGAGCTATTTCTCATCCTTGACAACTCCTCATATCAGCTACTGTGTTATGCTGGTTTTGTGCTAAACCGAACATATCTGGGTATCTTTCCTTTAAGCTTCCAATTCCTAACCAGTTATCATTCCAAAATGATGTGTTCCTTCCTTTGTTCACTCTTATGGAGGAGTGATTCTTCATTATTGGCCAAAGTTCTGATGGATTTCCACACACTTACTCCATATGATGTTCTGACTATTTTTGACACCCAGTTGTTTTCTTCACCATACTTTGCTTTGATCACTTTGGCCCATAAAGATTGGGGTTCTTTGGAGTACTTCCATAACCATTTAATTCTAAAAGCCTTGCTTTGGTTCTTCAAATTCCTTATCCCCAATCCGCCTTGTTTTTTATCCATTGTTAGCGTCTTCCAATTGACTAAATGGAAGATCTTTTTCTCCTTATTGCCTTGCCAAAGGAATGTTCTTCGAAGTTTGTCCAATCTCTGTAAAATGCCTGCTGGAATTGGGAACAAAGACATCATATAAGTAGGTAGTGAGTCTAATACTGAGTTGATTAGAACTAGCCTACCCCCCAATGATAGGTATTGCGATTTCCATCTTGACAACTTCTTCTCACACTTTTCTATGACTGAATTCcagatttcttttgatttggaTCTTGCACCAAGAGGCATCCCAAGGTAAACAGTTGGTAGGGACCCAACTTCTCCTCCCAATATCTGAGTCAGTTGCCCCATGTTGTTAACTTCATTAATGGGAAAAATATTGCTCTTTCTCCAGTTAATGTGTAATCCTGATACTCCctcaaataaaactaaaatgATCCTTAAGAATCTAAGTTGGTCTTTGTCAGCATCACAGAAGACTAGAGTATCATCAGCATATTGGAGATGTGTGATCTCTAGATTGTTAGTCCCactcctgtttacctcaaatcCTTTAACCCAACCACTGACTTTAGCCGTTTTGATCATGTTGTTCAATCCTTCCATGGCTATGATGAATAGAAAGGGAGATAAAGGATCACCTTGTCTGAGACCTCTGTGTGAATGAAAATAACCTTTAGGACATCCATTTATGAGAATGGAGAATTTCACAGTAGATATGCAAAATTTCATCCATCTAATCCATTTTTGCCCAAAACCCATTTGTTCTAACATTCTTAGTAGGAAGCTCCAGTTCACATGATCATAGGCCTTCTCGATATCCAATTTGCATAAGATTCCaggttctttcttttttattcttgaatCCACAGCTTCATTGGCAATCATCACTGCATCAATTATTTGTCTTCCTTTGATGAACGCCATTTGTTGAGCATCGACAATTTTCCCAACCACCCTCTTAAGTCTTTCAGTTAAGACTTTTGAGAGCAGTTTGTAAAAGCTCCCTATCAGACTGATCGGTCTGAAATCTCTCAATTCTTTCGCACCTGTCTTCTTTGGAATCAAAGCTATATATGTTGCATTGAAGCTTTTCTCAAACATCTCCTGTGAATGGAAGTTGTTAAAAGCCGCCATGATATCTTCCTTCAAAATGTCTCAACACTTTCTGAAAAAACCCATTGTGTATCCATCTGGATCTGGAGCTTTGTCACTTGCACACATCTTCAGATTGCTCAACACTTCTTGTTCCTCAAAGTTAGTCTGTAAAGACTCCCTTTCTGATTCAGAAATGCTTGAACTATTTTCGAAATTGACTGTTGGTCTCCACTGTTCAGGTTCTGTGTATAGCTCCTTGtagaattcaatgatctcgttcTCTATTCTTTCTGGATCCTCGATTACTTCATGTCGAATCATTATTTGGTCAATGTTGTTGTTTCTCTTGCGTGCATTTGCAGTCCGATGGAAAAATTTTGTATTCCTATCCCCTTCTTTGAGCCACAAAGCTCTTGATTTTTGTCTCCATGTCATTTCTTCATTCTTGAGTTGCACCTCAATCTCCATTAGAGTAGCTGCTTTCCTGACTGATTCCTTCTCTGTCAACGCTCTTAGTTGTTGCGTTGTCTCAAAATCTGCTAGTTGACTTAGCAATTTTGATTTTTGCAGTCCC
The Nicotiana sylvestris chromosome 11, ASM39365v2, whole genome shotgun sequence DNA segment above includes these coding regions:
- the LOC138880700 gene encoding uncharacterized protein — protein: MRCFEDRIREWWGSFEFSGRPDYILACKLKALKGKLKGWNRSYEGNLGLQKSKLLSQLADFETTQQLRALTEKESVRKAATLMEIEVQLKNEEMTWRQKSRALWLKEGDRNTKFFHRTANARKRNNNIDQIMIRHEVIEDPERIENEIIEFYKELYTEPEQWRPTVNFENSSSISESERESLQTNFEEQEVLSNLKMCASDKAPDPDGYTMGFFRKC